AACAGCGGTGGCGGAGTTTCTTAAGGAATTGAAGTCCGGGCCCCGTTATTCCAGTATCAGCAATTTCCAGATCGAATGGCAGACTTACGAAAATAAATATGACTCCTTCAATGTGAGATTTTAGATGAATATCGACGACTTAAAAGATCGAATCAGGAGCATTCCGAATTTCCCCAAACCGGGCGTGGTGTTTCGCGATATTACCACTCTTCTCAGCGATGCGGAGGCATTTCGCAAGGTAATCGATATCTTCAGCGAACATTTCAAGGACAAGAGTATCACCAAGGTTGTCGCGATCGAATCGCGCGGATTTATCTTCGGCGGAGCCCTGGCCTACAATATGAACGCCGCCTTTGTGCCGGTACGCAAGCTTGGCAAGCTTCCGGGCGAGACGATCAAAAAAGAGTATGAGCTCGAGTATGGGGTGGACTCTCTGGAGATGCACAAGGACGCGGTTCGAGCAGGCGATAATGTTCTGGTGATCGATGATCTCCTGGCGACCGGCGGGACCCTGTCGGCTACCTGCGGACTGGTCGAGAAGCTGGGT
The sequence above is a segment of the Candidatus Zixiibacteriota bacterium genome. Coding sequences within it:
- a CDS encoding adenine phosphoribosyltransferase, whose translation is MNIDDLKDRIRSIPNFPKPGVVFRDITTLLSDAEAFRKVIDIFSEHFKDKSITKVVAIESRGFIFGGALAYNMNAAFVPVRKLGKLPGETIKKEYELEYGVDSLEMHKDAVRAGDNVLVIDDLLATGGTLSATCGLVEKLGANIVGIAVLIELTFLKGQEPFSRYDYLPLIKYSTE